A region of Cucumis melo cultivar AY chromosome 2, USDA_Cmelo_AY_1.0, whole genome shotgun sequence DNA encodes the following proteins:
- the LOC127148299 gene encoding uncharacterized protein LOC127148299 — protein MIWFCSNGVQHVLKIVENKDVTWFLTLVKDQSTQYPLVAHSVNTVLDASVGSSCSSSIVEVDLGDELVIFRDVDITNSKDGLTFKEKDLFCSKEILLKSFRFIAVKSNFEFKTLRSNSRSIELRCNEDGCLWFVRASRYKRSESWMIRKYVSDDSCSMIVHSSHKQASLEFVSHCMIDYLRYSYSHSTPKDIIHHMRMNYGVSVSYYKAWRAKESVMKLKGDADDSYALIPKFFSKLKEINPGSFTAYEIDPNGHFKYCFMAIASSIEGWRYCRPNIAVDGTFLKCKYGGTLLTATTMDGNSKIFPLAFSIVDSENDASWKCLNSKLKIDRDLPVASLLEAIREFLQRWFYERRKAASCLKSVLSSWAEGLIRKLVDESRSFIVNPVSEVEFQVVDGGKNFLVKLNCNSCSCLFWDLEEISCAHALIVIRSLNLNPYAFVSQYYYATVLCATYGGLVRSIGNHTDWSVVEVNDNILPPIFRRPTGRPRKRRIPSIGEVSKSSKCSRCKRAGHNIRTCTFEPI, from the exons ATGATTTGGTTCT GTAGTAATGGTGTTCAACATGTTCTAAAGATTGTTGAAAATAAAGATGTGACTTGGTTCTTGACATTGGTTAAGGATCAATCTACCCAATATCCTTTAGTTGCTCATTCTGTAAATACAGTTTTGGATGCTTCAGTTggttcttcttgttcttcttccaTAGTTGAGGTTGATTTGGGAGATGAATTAGTAATTTTTAGAGATGTTGATATTACTAATAGTAAGGATGGGTTGACTTTTAAGGAGAAGGATTTGTTTTGTAGTAAAGAAATTTTGCTCAAGTCATTTCGCTTTATAGCTGTCAAgagtaattttgaatttaagacATTGAGATCTAATTCAAGATCAATTGAGTTGAGATGTAATGAAGATGGTTGTCTTTGGTTTGTTAGAGCATCGCGTTATAAAAGAAGTGAATCATGGATGATTCGGAAATACGTTAGTGATGATAGTTGCTCAATGATTGTTCATTCTTCTCATAAGCAAGCATCTTTAGAATTTGTTAGTCATTGTATGATTGATTATTTGAGGTATAGTTATTCTCATTCAACACCAAAAGATATCATCCATCATATGCGTATGAATTATGGAGTTTCTGTTAGTTATTATAAGGCTTGGAGAGCAAAAGAATCTGTTATGAAGTTGAAAGGAGATGCCGATGATTCTTATGCTTTGATTCCAAAGTTCTTCTCAAAGCTAAAAGAAATAAATCCAG GTTCATTTACTGCATACGAAATAGATCCAAATGGCCATTTCAAATATTGTTTTATGGCTATTGCATCATCAATTGAAGGTTGGAGATATTGTAGACCAAATATAGccgttgatgggacatttttaaaGTGTAAGTATGGTGGAACATTGTTAACTGCAACAACTATGGATGGTAATAGTAAAATTTTCCCTCTTGCATTTAGTATAGTAGATTCGGAGAATGATGCTTCTTGGAAATG CTTGAATTCTAAGTTGAAGATTGATAGAGACTTACCGGTTGCATCCTTGCTTGAGGCCATTAGAGAGTTTCTTCAACGGTGGTTTTATGAGAGAAGAAAAGCAGCCTCATGTTTAAAGAGTGTTTTGAGTTCTTGGGCTGAAGGACTAATAAGAAAGCTAGTTGATGAATCAAGAAGCTTCATT GTGAATCCTGTGAGTGaagttgaatttcaagtagttgATGGAGGCAAGAATTTTCTAGTAAAGTTGAATTGTAATAGCTGCAGTTGCCTTTTTTGGGATCTAGAAGAAATTTCATGTGCTCATGCTCTTATTGTGATTCGTAGTCTTAATTTGAATCCTTATGCGTTTGTTTCACAGTATTACTATGCTACTGTATTGTGTGCAACTTATGGTGGTTTAGTTCGTTCAATTGGTAACCATACTGATTGGAGTGTTGTGGAGGTGAACGACAATATATTGCCTCCAATATTTAGACGTCCAACAGGAAGGCCTCGAAAAAGAAGGATTCCTTCTATTGGTGAAGTTTCAAAGAGCTCAAAATGTAGTCGTTGTAAGAGAGCCGGTCATAATATTAGAACTTGTACATTTGAACCTATTTGA
- the LOC103501062 gene encoding uncharacterized protein LOC103501062, whose translation MDYAKKCKACQYHANLTSPITLKSSARHSYILVATDYLSKWIEVIPLREAKKENVADFIRTHIIYYYGIPHWIVTDNGRKFSNITIDKLCEKFKFRQYKSSMYNAAANGLEKAFNKTLCNLLKKIVSKSKRNWQERIGEALWAYRTTHRTPTGVTPYLLIYGVEAVLPIEREIPSLRMTVQEGLTTKHNVKLRL comes from the coding sequence ATGGATTATGCAAAGAAGTGTAAGGCTTGTCAATACCATGCAAACTTGACTAGCCCTATTACATTAAAATCATCAGCAAGGCATTCTTATATCCTTGTAGCAACAGATTATTTATCAAAATGGATTGAGGTCATTCCCTTGAGAGAGGCCAAGAAAGAGAATGTGGCAGACTTTATTCGTACCCACATCATCTATTACTATGGTATTCCTCATTGGATCGTGACAGATAATGGAAGGAAATTCTCTAATATCACGATAGATAAGTTATGTGAAAAATTCAAGTTCAGACAATACAAGTCATCCATGTACAACGCAGCTGCAAATGGCCTAGAAAAAGCATTCAACAAAACATTGTGCAATCTTCTGAAGAAAATTGTCTCCAAGTCGAAGAGGAATTGGCAAGAAAGGATCGGTGAAGCATTGTGGGCTTATCGAACCACTCATCGCACTCCTACAGGGGTTACaccatatttgcttatttacgGTGTAGAGGCTGTCCTTCCCATCGAAAGAGAAATCCCATCATTAAGAATGACAGTGCAAGAAGGGTTGACTACTAAACACAATGTCAAGTTACGTCTTTaa